Proteins encoded together in one Polaribacter reichenbachii window:
- a CDS encoding glycosyl hydrolase 115 family protein — protein sequence MRVYKQKIIAFLLIVLGLNTLQAQLKLEDKNNNTSSFSIVDNKNTSTIYYDKSDFEVVKIASKLLSEDIERVTNIKPIVSTSLPKANNVIIIGTLGNNKLIDELISNGKIDVKDLKGNWERFTYKTIKNPFPNVNEALVIIGSDRRGTAYGVFELSKTIGVSPWYWWADVPTKKKEKLIISAIDYTSKAPSVKYRGVFLNDEDWGLKPWASKLMDPKINDIGPNTYEKVCELLLRLKANMLAPAMHEVTGAFFKYPENKIVADKFAIMMTSSHAEPLLYNNTTEWQQLVNGNWDYVQNKKGVLEALDNRVKEASPYENIYTVGMRGIHDTGMSDVPEGYTKANVLEQVIDEERNILNKHINKPKNEIPQIFVPYKEVLDIYESGMKLAEDITIVWPDDNYGYIKKLSNTKEQQRSGGSGVYYHISYLGWPNDYLWLNTTAPALMYAEMKKAYDLGAKKYWLVNVGDIKPGEMGMQLFLDMAWDFDAFNYENINEYQGNQLSSIFGEKYKKDIDYILDRYYYHGFTRKPEYMTWDWKWSSIFSHAKIKDTDLSFINYNEAENRLNDYADISNKAEAILNELPEAYKASFYELVYYQVKGASLYNHKMLIAQKNRWYAKQNRASTNTLVKDVVSYQDSIAAITSKYNNLLDGKWQGMMTAPGFLPTQQLPPTKEIELPKKAKMNIFVEGQTSEITQNYELPQFNKYFNQSHFFEVYNKGTKCIKWKAKTSEKWIQLNITKGKTETQERVQVSIDWNQFPSKEYAKGEIVISGGNVTKRIKVVAINPEKEITEDVYVENNGVISINPSKFHRKQENGNIQFQVIEGLGYSNASVQLGSATYDSGEGSFISYDFYASESGDVNINTYMLPLFAKDKLHSTRYAIQIDDSELITQSNDVKEYSKEWAGNIIRNSAINKSKFHIDKPGKHTLKIISIDPGMIIQKIIIDFGGLKKSYLGPNSTLIKK from the coding sequence ATGAGAGTATATAAGCAAAAAATCATTGCATTTCTTTTAATTGTATTAGGTTTAAATACTTTACAAGCACAGTTAAAATTAGAAGATAAGAATAACAATACTTCTTCATTCTCTATTGTAGATAATAAAAATACGTCTACTATTTATTACGATAAGTCAGATTTTGAAGTTGTAAAAATAGCTTCAAAACTTTTATCTGAAGATATAGAGCGTGTAACTAATATAAAGCCTATTGTTTCAACTAGTTTACCTAAGGCTAATAATGTAATTATAATTGGTACTCTTGGCAATAATAAGTTAATTGATGAATTAATAAGTAATGGCAAAATTGATGTCAAAGACTTAAAAGGAAATTGGGAAAGGTTTACATACAAGACAATTAAAAATCCATTTCCTAATGTAAATGAAGCTTTAGTAATAATTGGTAGTGATAGAAGAGGTACGGCATATGGTGTTTTTGAATTATCGAAAACTATTGGTGTTTCACCTTGGTATTGGTGGGCAGATGTTCCTACAAAAAAGAAAGAAAAGCTTATTATAAGCGCTATAGATTATACATCTAAAGCACCTTCTGTTAAATACAGAGGTGTATTTTTAAATGATGAAGATTGGGGGTTAAAACCTTGGGCTTCTAAATTAATGGATCCGAAAATTAATGATATTGGACCAAATACATACGAAAAAGTATGTGAATTACTTCTTAGATTAAAAGCTAACATGCTGGCTCCTGCTATGCATGAGGTTACTGGAGCCTTTTTTAAATATCCAGAAAATAAAATAGTTGCAGACAAGTTTGCAATTATGATGACTAGTAGTCATGCAGAACCATTGTTGTATAATAATACTACAGAATGGCAACAACTAGTTAATGGAAATTGGGATTATGTTCAAAACAAAAAAGGAGTACTTGAAGCATTAGATAACAGAGTAAAAGAAGCTTCTCCTTATGAGAACATCTACACAGTTGGTATGCGTGGTATACATGATACTGGAATGAGTGATGTACCAGAGGGATATACAAAAGCAAATGTTTTAGAACAGGTTATTGATGAAGAAAGAAATATACTTAACAAACATATTAATAAACCTAAAAATGAAATTCCTCAAATATTTGTGCCTTATAAAGAGGTTTTAGATATTTATGAAAGTGGTATGAAATTAGCAGAAGACATCACCATTGTATGGCCAGATGATAATTATGGGTATATTAAAAAACTTAGTAATACTAAAGAGCAACAAAGATCTGGTGGATCTGGTGTATATTATCACATTTCATACCTAGGTTGGCCAAACGATTACCTTTGGTTAAATACTACGGCACCAGCATTAATGTATGCTGAAATGAAAAAAGCTTACGATTTAGGAGCTAAAAAGTATTGGCTTGTAAATGTTGGAGATATTAAGCCAGGTGAAATGGGAATGCAACTTTTTCTTGATATGGCTTGGGATTTTGATGCATTTAATTATGAAAACATCAACGAATATCAAGGAAATCAATTATCATCTATTTTTGGAGAAAAGTATAAAAAAGATATTGATTATATTCTTGATCGATACTACTATCACGGATTTACACGTAAACCAGAATACATGACTTGGGACTGGAAATGGAGTAGTATTTTTTCACATGCTAAAATAAAAGATACAGATTTATCTTTTATTAATTATAACGAGGCAGAAAACAGGCTAAACGATTATGCCGATATTTCAAATAAAGCAGAAGCTATTTTAAATGAATTACCAGAAGCATATAAAGCCTCTTTTTATGAATTGGTTTATTATCAAGTAAAAGGAGCTTCTCTTTACAATCACAAAATGTTGATTGCACAAAAAAACAGATGGTACGCTAAACAAAATAGAGCTTCTACAAATACCTTGGTAAAAGATGTTGTATCGTATCAAGATAGTATTGCAGCTATTACTTCTAAATATAACAATTTACTAGATGGAAAATGGCAAGGTATGATGACTGCTCCAGGTTTTTTACCAACACAACAATTACCACCAACAAAAGAAATAGAGTTACCAAAAAAGGCTAAAATGAATATTTTTGTTGAAGGACAGACTTCTGAAATAACACAAAATTATGAATTGCCTCAGTTTAATAAATATTTTAATCAATCTCATTTTTTTGAAGTTTATAATAAAGGAACAAAGTGTATTAAATGGAAAGCTAAGACTTCTGAAAAATGGATCCAGTTAAATATTACTAAAGGAAAAACAGAGACACAAGAAAGAGTTCAAGTTTCAATTGATTGGAATCAATTTCCTTCAAAAGAATATGCAAAAGGTGAAATTGTAATTTCAGGCGGAAATGTTACCAAACGTATTAAGGTTGTAGCTATAAATCCTGAAAAAGAAATCACAGAAGATGTTTATGTAGAAAACAACGGTGTAATAAGTATTAATCCTTCTAAATTCCATAGAAAGCAAGAAAATGGTAATATCCAATTTCAAGTAATTGAAGGTTTAGGGTATAGTAATGCATCTGTACAGTTAGGTAGTGCTACATATGATTCTGGAGAAGGATCATTTATTTCTTACGATTTTTATGCTTCTGAATCTGGTGATGTAAACATAAATACATATATGTTGCCTCTTTTTGCAAAAGATAAATTACACAGTACTCGTTATGCTATTCAAATTGATGATTCAGAATTAATTACACAATCTAATGATGTTAAAGAGTATTCAAAAGAATGGGCTGGTAATATTATTCGAAATAGTGCAATCAATAAATCAAAGTTTCATATTGATAAACCAGGAAAACATACTCTTAAAATAATTTCGATTGATCCAGGTATGATTATTCAGAAAATAATAATTGATTTTGGTGGATTGAAAAAATCTTATTTAGGACCAAACTCTACCTTAATTAAAAAGTAA
- a CDS encoding RagB/SusD family nutrient uptake outer membrane protein yields the protein MKKTIFFTAIVCLFYSCSSDYLNEKPEDFLSSANAFTTYEDFDASVSNLYGLFRHEFYTNGENKPFDFMYSTDLVFDGQNSGNRHSNFEQAFRTESSIPREHWNNNYKIIAEANTIIDRTERSDMTADQITEITAQARFFRGFTYRNLAYLFGGVPLVTEEIISPKTDFVRATKEETLLQAVEDLEYASQNLSRIANTQDGRINDLVAYHHLAEVYLALGRTQEAITAASKVIDDPATALMRNRFGSRANETPGDVYWDLFRRGNQNRAGGNTEALWVVQFELDVLGGGIQSTSIGGSYRIERHFPPLIRDFKLATGSRPFSWPVGDYTGGRGIGWAISTTHFSNTIWESDFDNDIRNANHNFVREYTATNPSSSNFGTVYSTENPPAGVTVPSRAFYAYQSKCTTPFNHPDGLYNTNSSVPFALTNSGGGTYTDWYQLRLAETYLLRAEAYLADSKPDLAAADINVVRRRANASDVLAADVDIDYILDERMRELGIEEKRRLTLGRLGLIFDRVSRFNPYYDDILPTYNLWPIPFSEIERNRTGELTQNPGYN from the coding sequence ATGAAAAAAACAATTTTTTTTACAGCAATAGTATGTTTATTTTATTCCTGTAGTAGTGATTATTTAAACGAAAAACCAGAAGATTTTTTAAGCTCAGCTAATGCATTTACAACTTATGAAGATTTTGATGCATCAGTAAGTAATCTTTATGGTCTTTTTAGACATGAGTTTTATACTAATGGTGAAAATAAACCATTCGATTTTATGTATAGTACAGATTTAGTCTTTGATGGGCAAAATAGTGGAAATCGTCACAGTAATTTCGAGCAAGCTTTTAGAACAGAATCTAGTATTCCTAGAGAACATTGGAATAATAATTATAAAATAATAGCAGAGGCAAATACAATTATAGATCGAACAGAAAGATCAGATATGACTGCTGATCAGATTACTGAAATAACTGCGCAAGCAAGATTCTTTAGAGGTTTTACTTATCGTAACCTAGCATATCTTTTCGGAGGTGTTCCTTTGGTAACAGAAGAAATTATTTCTCCTAAAACAGATTTTGTTCGTGCTACCAAAGAAGAAACTTTGTTACAGGCAGTAGAAGATCTAGAATATGCGAGTCAAAATTTATCTCGAATAGCTAATACACAAGATGGACGAATAAATGATTTAGTTGCTTATCATCATTTAGCAGAAGTATATTTAGCTTTAGGTAGAACTCAAGAAGCAATAACTGCTGCAAGCAAAGTAATAGATGATCCGGCTACAGCATTAATGCGAAACAGGTTTGGCTCTAGAGCTAATGAAACTCCAGGAGATGTATATTGGGATTTATTTAGAAGAGGAAATCAAAATAGAGCAGGTGGAAATACAGAAGCATTATGGGTTGTTCAATTTGAACTTGATGTTTTAGGAGGAGGAATACAGTCTACTTCTATTGGAGGTTCTTATAGAATAGAAAGACATTTCCCTCCATTAATTAGAGATTTTAAATTAGCTACCGGAAGTCGTCCTTTTTCTTGGCCTGTAGGAGATTATACAGGAGGAAGAGGTATTGGTTGGGCTATATCTACAACACATTTTTCAAATACAATATGGGAAAGTGATTTTGATAATGATATTAGAAATGCTAATCATAACTTTGTAAGAGAATATACTGCTACTAATCCATCATCGTCAAATTTTGGAACTGTTTATTCAACAGAAAATCCTCCTGCTGGTGTAACTGTTCCTAGTAGAGCTTTTTATGCGTATCAATCAAAATGTACCACTCCATTTAATCATCCAGATGGTTTGTATAATACAAATTCATCTGTACCATTTGCGCTTACAAATTCTGGTGGAGGAACCTATACAGATTGGTATCAGTTAAGATTGGCAGAAACTTATTTATTAAGAGCAGAAGCATACTTAGCGGATAGTAAACCAGATTTAGCTGCAGCAGATATAAATGTTGTTAGAAGAAGAGCTAACGCTTCCGATGTTTTAGCAGCTGATGTAGATATCGATTATATTTTAGATGAACGTATGAGAGAGCTAGGGATTGAAGAAAAGAGAAGGTTAACGCTTGGAAGGTTAGGCTTAATTTTTGACCGTGTTAGTCGTTTTAACCCTTATTATGACGATATTTTACCGACATATAATTTATGGCCAATCCCTTTTAGTGAAATTGAAAGAAATAGAACTGGAGAATTAACTCAAAACCCAGGTTATAACTAA